Proteins from a genomic interval of Polaribacter sejongensis:
- a CDS encoding VOC family protein — translation MQIQPFHLAIPVQDLEKCRIFYRDTLNCEEGRSTEQWVDFNFFGHQLVIHQKEGYIPTESVTNPVDGHDVPVPHFGVVLTWEDWHSLADRLKAANTKFEIAPCIRFKGKVGEQATMFFKDPENNALEFKAFQDMNQLFAK, via the coding sequence ATGCAAATACAACCATTTCACTTAGCGATTCCTGTTCAGGACTTAGAAAAATGTAGAATTTTTTACAGAGATACTTTAAATTGTGAAGAAGGCAGAAGCACAGAACAATGGGTAGATTTTAATTTCTTCGGACATCAATTGGTGATTCATCAAAAAGAAGGTTATATACCAACAGAATCAGTTACAAATCCTGTTGATGGACACGATGTTCCTGTTCCGCATTTTGGCGTTGTTTTAACTTGGGAAGATTGGCATTCTTTAGCAGATCGTTTAAAGGCTGCAAATACAAAGTTCGAAATTGCTCCTTGTATACGTTTTAAAGGAAAAGTAGGTGAACAAGCAACCATGTTTTTTAAAGATCCAGAAAACAATGCTTTAGAGTTTAAAGCATTTCAAGATATGAACCAATTGTTTGCTAAATAA
- a CDS encoding RluA family pseudouridine synthase, whose amino-acid sequence MHISETHIVEKLEKPIRFQEYSVGIFNTIPTKSGIKKAIKKGLIFIDGSLATTSKYISGGEKIELFESENSSTFERLELDIEVLFEDETLAIVYKPAGILVSGNKFVTIANGLAQNLKKSTLADAVKPQPIHRLDYPTSGLLLIGKTSTAITVLGKLFKEKEIKKTYFAVTIGKMNSEGTIKLPIEEKESETDFQVLQSVISERFEYLNLVKLSPKTGRKHQLRKHLFSIGNPILGDKEYFLEGKVLNGKGLYLHAATLDFMHPFTKTPISISKALPKKFNKIFNELSF is encoded by the coding sequence ATGCATATATCAGAAACTCATATTGTTGAAAAGTTAGAAAAACCAATTCGTTTTCAAGAATATAGCGTTGGTATTTTTAACACAATCCCCACAAAATCTGGTATTAAAAAAGCTATTAAAAAGGGACTTATTTTTATTGATGGAAGTTTGGCAACCACATCCAAATACATTTCTGGAGGAGAAAAAATAGAACTTTTTGAATCTGAAAACTCATCAACATTTGAAAGGTTAGAACTAGATATTGAAGTTTTATTTGAAGACGAAACGTTAGCCATTGTTTACAAACCTGCAGGTATTTTAGTGAGTGGTAATAAGTTTGTGACCATTGCAAACGGGTTGGCACAAAACCTTAAAAAAAGCACTTTAGCTGATGCTGTAAAACCACAACCAATTCATCGGTTAGATTATCCTACAAGCGGACTTTTATTAATAGGTAAAACAAGCACAGCTATTACTGTATTAGGGAAATTATTTAAAGAAAAAGAAATTAAGAAGACCTATTTTGCTGTAACTATTGGTAAAATGAACTCAGAAGGAACTATAAAACTACCTATTGAAGAAAAGGAATCTGAAACAGATTTTCAAGTTTTACAATCTGTAATTTCAGAACGTTTTGAGTATTTAAACTTGGTGAAATTATCACCAAAAACAGGAAGAAAACACCAACTTAGAAAACATTTATTTTCTATAGGAAATCCTATTTTAGGTGATAAAGAGTACTTTTTAGAAGGTAAAGTTTTAAACGGAAAAGGTTTGTATTTACATGCAGCAACTTTAGATTTTATGCATCCTTTTACAAAAACACCTATTTCTATATCAAAAGCATTGCCTAAAAAATTTAATAAAATATTTAATGAACTATCGTTTTAA
- a CDS encoding AI-2E family transporter, whose amino-acid sequence MKSKTIASGILRAIGILLGIFLLGYFLYTIQSVIIYIIIASILSLVARPIIIFLREKLKFPNTLAVVFTMIFMLSLLTGLILMFIPLITEQGQNLSLLEVDKLEANIQEIFNQITGYFSSRGIDVLGELKNVDFISQFKEIPDFLNAVLGAVGTISVGLFSVLFISFFFMKDSHLLKNGVMAIVPEGNESRFSKSLDTINNLLSRYFIGLISQITILFIIYTVILLIFGINNAVVIAFLCALLNLIPYVGPLIGAVIMFILSMTSNIGLDFQSEILPTTMYVMTGYLIAQLIDNFASQPIIFSKTTKSHPLEIFLIIIIGGLLFGVVGMITAVPLYTALKVILKEFLADNKIVKSLTKDL is encoded by the coding sequence ATGAAATCTAAAACAATTGCCAGCGGAATTTTAAGGGCTATAGGAATACTTTTAGGTATTTTTCTTCTTGGCTATTTCTTATACACCATTCAATCTGTAATTATCTATATTATAATTGCAAGCATTTTATCGTTGGTTGCCAGACCTATCATTATTTTTCTAAGAGAAAAACTAAAGTTTCCAAACACGCTTGCTGTTGTATTTACCATGATTTTTATGTTAAGCCTATTAACAGGTTTAATTTTAATGTTTATCCCTTTAATTACTGAGCAAGGCCAAAATTTATCTTTGCTTGAGGTGGATAAACTGGAAGCAAATATTCAGGAAATTTTTAATCAAATTACAGGCTATTTTTCTTCTAGAGGAATAGATGTTTTGGGGGAATTAAAAAATGTAGATTTTATTTCTCAATTTAAAGAAATCCCTGATTTCTTAAATGCTGTTTTAGGCGCTGTAGGTACTATAAGTGTTGGTTTATTTTCTGTATTATTTATCTCTTTCTTTTTTATGAAAGATAGTCACTTGCTTAAAAATGGCGTGATGGCAATAGTCCCAGAAGGCAATGAAAGCAGATTCTCTAAATCTTTAGATACCATTAATAATTTACTGTCTAGATATTTTATTGGATTAATTTCCCAAATTACAATCCTGTTTATCATATACACTGTTATCTTACTAATTTTTGGAATTAATAACGCCGTCGTCATTGCTTTTTTATGTGCTTTGTTAAACCTAATTCCGTATGTAGGGCCGTTAATTGGCGCTGTAATTATGTTTATTTTGTCGATGACGAGTAATATTGGACTAGATTTTCAATCAGAAATTTTACCAACAACAATGTATGTAATGACTGGTTATCTAATTGCACAATTAATTGACAATTTTGCGAGTCAGCCAATTATATTTTCTAAGACAACAAAATCTCATCCGTTAGAAATTTTCTTAATAATAATTATTGGAGGCCTACTTTTTGGTGTTGTAGGTATGATTACTGCCGTACCTTTATACACTGCGTTAAAAGTAATTTTAAAAGAGTTTTTGGCTGATAATAAAATAGTAAAATCATTAACTAAAGATCTCTAA
- a CDS encoding class I SAM-dependent methyltransferase gives MNKAILSPEIQQFITDNLKSNITKLILKGSPFRDISVQELANQIVAKQKSEHKLASWFSTENIYYPPKISIEQTSSEITAAYKNNLVSGNSIIDITGGFGVDCFYFSKKFKEVIHCEINEDLSEIVKHNYQKLQVKNITTFSGDGLEYLKNHKAKFDCIYIDPSRRNDLKGKVFLLNDCLPNVPENIDFLFTKTNQILIKNSPILDITSTINELKFVKEIHIIAVNNEVKELLFLLEKEYSDPIKIRTVNIGKKEIQTFNFNYKEAVNSEYSEPLTYLYEPNAAILKSGGFHEISQQLKVFKLQQHSHLYTSDEIIDFPGRVFKIENVLSYDKKKLKKLVVENKANITTRNFPKTVAQIRKDTKIKDGGNTYLFFTTLNTTEYIVILCKKKQHK, from the coding sequence TTGAATAAAGCCATTTTAAGTCCAGAAATTCAGCAATTTATTACTGATAATTTAAAATCAAACATTACAAAACTGATTTTAAAAGGAAGTCCATTTAGAGATATTTCTGTACAAGAATTAGCCAACCAAATTGTGGCTAAACAAAAATCTGAACACAAACTTGCTAGCTGGTTTTCTACAGAAAACATATATTATCCGCCCAAAATAAGTATTGAGCAAACCTCTTCAGAAATTACGGCTGCTTATAAAAACAACTTGGTTTCAGGAAATTCAATTATAGATATCACAGGAGGTTTTGGAGTAGATTGTTTTTATTTTTCAAAAAAGTTTAAAGAAGTTATTCATTGTGAAATTAATGAGGATCTATCTGAAATTGTAAAACACAACTATCAGAAACTACAAGTAAAAAATATAACTACATTTTCGGGTGATGGACTTGAATATCTAAAAAATCACAAAGCAAAATTTGATTGTATTTACATAGATCCATCAAGAAGAAATGATCTAAAAGGAAAGGTGTTCTTACTAAATGATTGTTTGCCGAATGTACCCGAAAACATCGATTTTCTTTTTACCAAAACCAATCAAATCCTCATTAAAAACTCACCTATTTTAGATATTACAAGCACTATTAATGAATTAAAATTTGTAAAAGAAATTCATATTATTGCCGTGAATAATGAAGTGAAAGAATTGTTGTTTTTATTAGAAAAAGAGTACAGTGATCCAATAAAAATCAGAACCGTAAATATTGGTAAAAAAGAGATACAAACTTTTAATTTTAATTATAAAGAAGCAGTAAATTCTGAATATTCTGAGCCACTCACCTATTTGTATGAGCCAAACGCTGCAATCCTAAAATCTGGAGGTTTTCATGAAATTTCACAACAATTAAAGGTTTTTAAATTACAACAACATTCTCATTTATATACTTCTGATGAAATTATTGATTTTCCTGGAAGGGTCTTTAAAATAGAGAACGTTTTAAGTTACGATAAAAAGAAACTTAAAAAATTAGTTGTAGAAAACAAAGCAAATATTACCACAAGAAATTTCCCAAAAACGGTTGCTCAAATTAGAAAAGATACCAAAATTAAAGATGGAGGAAATACATATTTATTCTTTACAACGCTTAACACTACTGAGTATATTGTTATTCTTTGTAAGAAAAAACAGCACAAATAG
- the fdhD gene encoding formate dehydrogenase accessory sulfurtransferase FdhD, whose translation MQTSTYQALKINQNTQTSIQDVLVVEAALQININDEPYTVVMRTPDNDKALIRGFLFAEDIYKSDKTLIFEVVEEENEIPTIINVTISKEILGKGYLNKRTLLSVSSCGICGKKELKDINVEGEKLTQTTTFSSTILHEMFLKMNSFQHTFKNSGGSHAAALFNKNHEFLTVKEDIGRHNAVDKVIGDLLIKDYLKHAKYLLVSGRVSYEIVSKAFIAKIPIIVAVSACSSLAVDFAKEFGICLIGFTREQKMTIYSNPSFVEKTKSYV comes from the coding sequence ATGCAAACAAGCACTTATCAAGCACTAAAAATTAATCAAAATACACAGACTTCAATTCAGGATGTTTTGGTTGTAGAAGCTGCTTTACAAATTAACATTAATGATGAGCCTTATACTGTGGTTATGAGAACACCAGATAATGACAAAGCATTAATAAGAGGATTTCTTTTTGCTGAAGATATTTATAAAAGTGACAAAACTTTAATTTTTGAAGTAGTTGAAGAAGAAAATGAAATTCCGACGATTATAAACGTTACTATTTCTAAAGAGATATTAGGTAAAGGATATTTAAATAAAAGAACATTACTCTCTGTTTCTTCCTGCGGAATTTGTGGAAAAAAAGAGCTAAAAGATATTAATGTTGAAGGGGAGAAACTAACTCAAACAACTACTTTTTCTAGTACTATTTTACATGAAATGTTTTTAAAAATGAATAGTTTTCAGCATACCTTTAAAAACTCTGGTGGTAGTCATGCAGCAGCACTTTTTAATAAAAACCATGAGTTTTTAACCGTTAAAGAAGATATTGGTAGACATAATGCTGTAGATAAAGTAATTGGAGATTTGTTGATAAAAGACTATTTAAAGCATGCCAAATACTTATTGGTAAGTGGACGCGTTTCTTACGAAATTGTTTCAAAAGCATTTATTGCAAAAATACCGATTATTGTAGCAGTCTCTGCCTGCTCTTCTTTAGCAGTCGATTTTGCAAAAGAATTTGGTATTTGCCTAATCGGTTTTACAAGAGAGCAAAAAATGACCATTTATTCAAATCCATCATTTGTTGAAAAAACGAAAAGCTATGTCTAA